The following proteins come from a genomic window of Mustela lutreola isolate mMusLut2 chromosome 6, mMusLut2.pri, whole genome shotgun sequence:
- the MAPK13 gene encoding mitogen-activated protein kinase 13 isoform X1, with protein MSFTRKKGFYRQDVNKTAWELPKTYVSPTHVGSGAYGAVCSAIDKRSGEKVAIKKLSRPFQSEIFAKRAYRELRLLKHMQHENVIGLLDVFTSASSLRNFHDFYLVMPFMQTDLQKIMGMEFSEDKIQYLVYQMLKGLKYIHSAGVVHRDLKPGNLAVNEDCELKILDFGLARHADAEMTGYVVTRWYRAPEVILSWMHYNQTVDIWSVGCIMAEMLTGKTLFKGKDYLDQLSQILKVTGVPGAEFVQKLNDKAAKSYIQALPQSPKKDFSQLFPRASPQAIDLLEKILELDVDKRLTASQALAHPFFEPFRDPEEETEAPQPFDDSLEHEKLTVDEWKQHIYKEIVNFSPIARRDSRRRSGMKLQ; from the exons ATGAGCTTCACGCGGAAAAAGGGCTTCTACAGGCAGGACGTCAACAAGACTGCCTGGGAGTTGCCCAAGACCTACGTGTCCCCGACGCACGTAGGCAGCGGGGCGTATGGCGCCGTGTG CTCTGCCATCGACAAGCGGTCaggggagaaggtggccatcaAGAAGCTGAGCCGGCCCTTCCAGTCCGAGATCTTTGCCAAGCGGGCCTACCGAGAGCTGCGGCTGCTGAAGCACATGCAGCATGAGAAT GTCATCGGGCTCCTGGATGTCTTCacctcagcctcctccctgcGCAATTTCCATGACTT CTACCTGGTGATGCCCTTCATGCAGACAGACCTGCAGAAGATCATGGGGATGGAGTTCAGTGAGGACAAGATCCAGTACCTGGTGTATCAAATGCTCAAGGGtctcaag tATATCCACTCAGCTGGGGTCGTGCACAGG GACCTGAAGCCGGGCAACCTGGCCGTGAACGAGGATTGCGAGCTGAAG ATCTTGGATTTCGGGCTGGCCCGGCATGCGGACGCCGAGATGACAGGCTACGTGGTGACCCGCTGGTACCGGGCCCCTGAGGTGATCCTCAGCTGGATGCACTACAATCAGACTG tGGACATCTGGTCTGTGGGCTGTATCATGGCGGAGATGCTGACGGGGAAAACTCTGTTCAAGGGGAAAGATT ACCTGGATCAGCTGTCCCAGATCCTAAAAGTGACCGGGGTGCCGGGGGCAGAGTTTGTGCAGAAGCTGAATGACAAAGCA GCCAAATCCTACATCCAGGCCCTGCCACAGAGCCCCAAGAAGGATTTCTCTCAGCTCTTCCCGCGTGCCAGCCCCCAGG CCATAGACCTGCTGGAGAAGATTCTGGAGCTGGATGTGGACAAGCGCCTGACGGCCTCGCAGGCCCTTGCCCACCCCTTCTTTGAGCCCTTCCGAGACCCcgaggaggagacagaggcccCACAGCCATTTGATGATTCCTTAGAACATGAGAAACTCACGGTGGATGAATGGAAGC AGCACATCTACAAGGAGATCGTGAACTTCAGTCCTATTGCCCGGAGGGACTCACGACGCCGCAGCGGCATGAAGCTGCAGTGA
- the MAPK13 gene encoding mitogen-activated protein kinase 13 isoform X3, with protein MQHENVIGLLDVFTSASSLRNFHDFYLVMPFMQTDLQKIMGMEFSEDKIQYLVYQMLKGLKYIHSAGVVHRDLKPGNLAVNEDCELKILDFGLARHADAEMTGYVVTRWYRAPEVILSWMHYNQTVDIWSVGCIMAEMLTGKTLFKGKDYLDQLSQILKVTGVPGAEFVQKLNDKAAKSYIQALPQSPKKDFSQLFPRASPQAIDLLEKILELDVDKRLTASQALAHPFFEPFRDPEEETEAPQPFDDSLEHEKLTVDEWKQHIYKEIVNFSPIARRDSRRRSGMKLQ; from the exons ATGCAGCATGAGAAT GTCATCGGGCTCCTGGATGTCTTCacctcagcctcctccctgcGCAATTTCCATGACTT CTACCTGGTGATGCCCTTCATGCAGACAGACCTGCAGAAGATCATGGGGATGGAGTTCAGTGAGGACAAGATCCAGTACCTGGTGTATCAAATGCTCAAGGGtctcaag tATATCCACTCAGCTGGGGTCGTGCACAGG GACCTGAAGCCGGGCAACCTGGCCGTGAACGAGGATTGCGAGCTGAAG ATCTTGGATTTCGGGCTGGCCCGGCATGCGGACGCCGAGATGACAGGCTACGTGGTGACCCGCTGGTACCGGGCCCCTGAGGTGATCCTCAGCTGGATGCACTACAATCAGACTG tGGACATCTGGTCTGTGGGCTGTATCATGGCGGAGATGCTGACGGGGAAAACTCTGTTCAAGGGGAAAGATT ACCTGGATCAGCTGTCCCAGATCCTAAAAGTGACCGGGGTGCCGGGGGCAGAGTTTGTGCAGAAGCTGAATGACAAAGCA GCCAAATCCTACATCCAGGCCCTGCCACAGAGCCCCAAGAAGGATTTCTCTCAGCTCTTCCCGCGTGCCAGCCCCCAGG CCATAGACCTGCTGGAGAAGATTCTGGAGCTGGATGTGGACAAGCGCCTGACGGCCTCGCAGGCCCTTGCCCACCCCTTCTTTGAGCCCTTCCGAGACCCcgaggaggagacagaggcccCACAGCCATTTGATGATTCCTTAGAACATGAGAAACTCACGGTGGATGAATGGAAGC AGCACATCTACAAGGAGATCGTGAACTTCAGTCCTATTGCCCGGAGGGACTCACGACGCCGCAGCGGCATGAAGCTGCAGTGA
- the MAPK13 gene encoding mitogen-activated protein kinase 13 isoform X2 — MGRLQQVCQPTGENLGPCGGEGQQWGGDRAWSRTPVRKRGCYLVMPFMQTDLQKIMGMEFSEDKIQYLVYQMLKGLKYIHSAGVVHRDLKPGNLAVNEDCELKILDFGLARHADAEMTGYVVTRWYRAPEVILSWMHYNQTVDIWSVGCIMAEMLTGKTLFKGKDYLDQLSQILKVTGVPGAEFVQKLNDKAAKSYIQALPQSPKKDFSQLFPRASPQAIDLLEKILELDVDKRLTASQALAHPFFEPFRDPEEETEAPQPFDDSLEHEKLTVDEWKQHIYKEIVNFSPIARRDSRRRSGMKLQ, encoded by the exons ATGGGAAGACTTCAGCAAGTTTGTCAGCCAACGGGAGAGAACCTGGGTCCATGCGGAGGTGAAGgacagcagtggggaggggaccGTGCATGGAGCAGGACCCCCGTGAGGAAGAGGGGATG CTACCTGGTGATGCCCTTCATGCAGACAGACCTGCAGAAGATCATGGGGATGGAGTTCAGTGAGGACAAGATCCAGTACCTGGTGTATCAAATGCTCAAGGGtctcaag tATATCCACTCAGCTGGGGTCGTGCACAGG GACCTGAAGCCGGGCAACCTGGCCGTGAACGAGGATTGCGAGCTGAAG ATCTTGGATTTCGGGCTGGCCCGGCATGCGGACGCCGAGATGACAGGCTACGTGGTGACCCGCTGGTACCGGGCCCCTGAGGTGATCCTCAGCTGGATGCACTACAATCAGACTG tGGACATCTGGTCTGTGGGCTGTATCATGGCGGAGATGCTGACGGGGAAAACTCTGTTCAAGGGGAAAGATT ACCTGGATCAGCTGTCCCAGATCCTAAAAGTGACCGGGGTGCCGGGGGCAGAGTTTGTGCAGAAGCTGAATGACAAAGCA GCCAAATCCTACATCCAGGCCCTGCCACAGAGCCCCAAGAAGGATTTCTCTCAGCTCTTCCCGCGTGCCAGCCCCCAGG CCATAGACCTGCTGGAGAAGATTCTGGAGCTGGATGTGGACAAGCGCCTGACGGCCTCGCAGGCCCTTGCCCACCCCTTCTTTGAGCCCTTCCGAGACCCcgaggaggagacagaggcccCACAGCCATTTGATGATTCCTTAGAACATGAGAAACTCACGGTGGATGAATGGAAGC AGCACATCTACAAGGAGATCGTGAACTTCAGTCCTATTGCCCGGAGGGACTCACGACGCCGCAGCGGCATGAAGCTGCAGTGA